Proteins encoded together in one Impatiens glandulifera chromosome 1, dImpGla2.1, whole genome shotgun sequence window:
- the LOC124919810 gene encoding beta-glucosidase 42 isoform X1, with product MAKSNTQRLKYVEEEWRSIVPKKDVSLPDFPSDFVFGTATSAYQVEGAWNEGGRGPSIWDSFCNVKGNIIDGSNGNVAVDQYHRFQEDVDLIAKMGFGAYRFSISWSRIFPDGLGTNVNEEGIAYYNDLINALLEKSIQPFVTLYHWDLPLNLDQSIGGWLDERVIKYFSIYAETCFSRFGDRVKHWMTLNEPLQTAINGYCIGIFAPGQSKNATTEPYLVAHNQLLAHAAAVNIYREKYQGTQGGHIGLAVDCEWAEPLSDSMEDKIAAQRRLDFHLGWFLDPIFHGDYPKSMRDQLGDRLPTFSEKEKELLRMTVDFVGLNHYTSRFIAHSTATSENPNYEEQQMERIAEWESGEVIGQKAASPWLYVVPWGIRKVLNYIAERYNNPQIYVTENGMDDEDNSDASLNDMLDDKMRVEYYKGYLTSVALAIKDGANVKGYFAWSLVDNFEWGNGYTKRFGLIYIDYKNRLNRHMKSSAYWWLRFLKGEQLKNGKEE from the exons ATGGCTAAATCTAATACTCAGAGATTGAAATATGTTGAAGAAGAGTGGAGATCGATCGTCCCTAAGAAAGACGTCTCTCTCCCAGACTTCCCTTCCGACTTCGTCTTCGGCACTGCCACTTCTGCTTACCAG gtTGAAGGGGCCTGGAATGAGGGTGGAAGAGGTCCTAGCATCTGGGATAGCTTTTGCAATGTTAAAG GAAACATTATTGATGGAAGTAATGGAAATGTTGCAGTTGATCAATATCATCGATTTCAG GAAGATGTTGATCTCATAGCTAAGATGGGATTTGGTGCATATCGTTTTTCAATATCATGGTCTCGCATATTTCctg ATGGCTTAGGTACAAATGTGAATGAAGAAGGGATCGCTTATTACAACGATCTCATTAATGCTCTTCTAGAAAAAA GCATTCAACCTTTTGTGACATTATACCACTGGGATCTTCCTTTAAATCTTGATCAGTCAATCGGAGGGTGGCTGGATGAGAGAGTCAT AAAATACTTTTCCATCTATGCAGAAACTTGCTTTTCCAGATTTGGTGATAGAGTGAAACATTGGATGACCCTTAATGAGCCTCTCCAAACTGCAATAAATGGGTACTGTATTGGAATATTTGCTCCTGGACAGTCTAAAAATGCAACAACAGAACCATATTTGGTTGCCCACAACCAGCTTTTGGCCCATGCTGCAGCTGTTAACATTTACAGAGAAAAATATCAg GGAACACAAGGAGGCCATATAGGTTTGGCGGTTGATTGTGAATGGGCAGAGCCTCTATCAGACAGTATGGAGGATAAAATTGCTGCACAGAGACGTCTTGACTTTCATCTTGGATG GTTTCTGGACCCAATTTTTCATGGAGACTATCCTAAATCTATGCGTGACCAGCTTGGAGATAGGCTTCCAACGTTCtcagagaaagagaaagagctTCTTAGGATGACAGTGGACTTTGTTGGTCTTAATCACTACACCTCAAGATTTATTGCACATTCAACAGCTACCTCTGAGAATCCAAATTATGAGGAACAACAGATGGAGAGAATAG CTGAGTGGGAAAGTGGGGAAGTTATTGGCCAGAAG GCAGCATCACCATGGCTTTATGTGGTACCTTGGGGTATTCGTAAAGTGCTCAATTACATAGCCGAACGATACAACAATCCCCAGATATATGTTACTGAGAATG GAATGGATGATGAAGACAACAGTGATGCGTCTCTTAACGATATGCTAGATGACAAGATGAGAGTTGAGTATTACAAGGGCTATCTCACTTCCGTTGCTCTAGCAATTAA AGATGGGGCAAATGTGAAGGGGTACTTTGCGTGGTCATTAGTGGACAATTTTGAGTGGGGTAATGGCTACACCAAGCGTTTTGGGTTGATTTATATTGACTACAAAAACAGGCTGAATCGTCACATGAAATCTTCAGCTTATTGGTGGTTGAGATTCTTGAAAGGGGAACAGCTCAAAAATGGAAAAGAAGAGTAG
- the LOC124919810 gene encoding beta-glucosidase 42 isoform X2 encodes MAKSNTQRLKYVEEEWRSIVPKKDVSLPDFPSDFVFGTATSAYQVEGAWNEGGRGPSIWDSFCNVKGNIIDGSNGNVAVDQYHRFQEDVDLIAKMGFGAYRFSISWSRIFPDGLGTNVNEEGIAYYNDLINALLEKSIQPFVTLYHWDLPLNLDQSIGGWLDERVIKYFSIYAETCFSRFGDRVKHWMTLNEPLQTAINGYCIGIFAPGQSKNATTEPYLVAHNQLLAHAAAVNIYREKYQVKQGGHIGLAVDCEWAEPLSDSMEDKIAAQRRLDFHLGWFLDPIFHGDYPKSMRDQLGDRLPTFSEKEKELLRMTVDFVGLNHYTSRFIAHSTATSENPNYEEQQMERIAEWESGEVIGQKAASPWLYVVPWGIRKVLNYIAERYNNPQIYVTENGMDDEDNSDASLNDMLDDKMRVEYYKGYLTSVALAIKDGANVKGYFAWSLVDNFEWGNGYTKRFGLIYIDYKNRLNRHMKSSAYWWLRFLKGEQLKNGKEE; translated from the exons ATGGCTAAATCTAATACTCAGAGATTGAAATATGTTGAAGAAGAGTGGAGATCGATCGTCCCTAAGAAAGACGTCTCTCTCCCAGACTTCCCTTCCGACTTCGTCTTCGGCACTGCCACTTCTGCTTACCAG gtTGAAGGGGCCTGGAATGAGGGTGGAAGAGGTCCTAGCATCTGGGATAGCTTTTGCAATGTTAAAG GAAACATTATTGATGGAAGTAATGGAAATGTTGCAGTTGATCAATATCATCGATTTCAG GAAGATGTTGATCTCATAGCTAAGATGGGATTTGGTGCATATCGTTTTTCAATATCATGGTCTCGCATATTTCctg ATGGCTTAGGTACAAATGTGAATGAAGAAGGGATCGCTTATTACAACGATCTCATTAATGCTCTTCTAGAAAAAA GCATTCAACCTTTTGTGACATTATACCACTGGGATCTTCCTTTAAATCTTGATCAGTCAATCGGAGGGTGGCTGGATGAGAGAGTCAT AAAATACTTTTCCATCTATGCAGAAACTTGCTTTTCCAGATTTGGTGATAGAGTGAAACATTGGATGACCCTTAATGAGCCTCTCCAAACTGCAATAAATGGGTACTGTATTGGAATATTTGCTCCTGGACAGTCTAAAAATGCAACAACAGAACCATATTTGGTTGCCCACAACCAGCTTTTGGCCCATGCTGCAGCTGTTAACATTTACAGAGAAAAATATCAg GTGAAG CAAGGAGGCCATATAGGTTTGGCGGTTGATTGTGAATGGGCAGAGCCTCTATCAGACAGTATGGAGGATAAAATTGCTGCACAGAGACGTCTTGACTTTCATCTTGGATG GTTTCTGGACCCAATTTTTCATGGAGACTATCCTAAATCTATGCGTGACCAGCTTGGAGATAGGCTTCCAACGTTCtcagagaaagagaaagagctTCTTAGGATGACAGTGGACTTTGTTGGTCTTAATCACTACACCTCAAGATTTATTGCACATTCAACAGCTACCTCTGAGAATCCAAATTATGAGGAACAACAGATGGAGAGAATAG CTGAGTGGGAAAGTGGGGAAGTTATTGGCCAGAAG GCAGCATCACCATGGCTTTATGTGGTACCTTGGGGTATTCGTAAAGTGCTCAATTACATAGCCGAACGATACAACAATCCCCAGATATATGTTACTGAGAATG GAATGGATGATGAAGACAACAGTGATGCGTCTCTTAACGATATGCTAGATGACAAGATGAGAGTTGAGTATTACAAGGGCTATCTCACTTCCGTTGCTCTAGCAATTAA AGATGGGGCAAATGTGAAGGGGTACTTTGCGTGGTCATTAGTGGACAATTTTGAGTGGGGTAATGGCTACACCAAGCGTTTTGGGTTGATTTATATTGACTACAAAAACAGGCTGAATCGTCACATGAAATCTTCAGCTTATTGGTGGTTGAGATTCTTGAAAGGGGAACAGCTCAAAAATGGAAAAGAAGAGTAG
- the LOC124935062 gene encoding phospholipase A(1) LCAT3-like, giving the protein MFGSCCCCCCDHNSDHIFADRDPVLLISGMGGCILQARTSPFGFKSRVWIRLLLADLEFKRKLWSIYNPKTGYTESLDDSVEISVPDDDYGLYAIDILDPSAFVKLVHLNEVYQFHDMIDMLVGCGYKKGTTLFGYGYDFRQSNRVETTMDGLKEKLEIAYEASGGRKVNLITHSMGGLLVTCFLSLHKDVFSKYVNKWIAIACPFQGAPGCINDSLLTGLQFVEGFESYFFVGRWTFHQLLVECPSIYEMLPNPEFNWKKTPEIQVWRQQDNDGETNICLETYTPAGSVSLFEEALRNNELSYDGKTIALPFNLAILKWATKTRNILNKAELPTEVSFYNIFGISYDSPLDVCYGSETSPIEDLSEVCHTMPQYTYVDGDGTVPAESAKADGYAAVERVGIAATHRSLLCNKKVFQHIKRWLGIHHKKTSRVLDL; this is encoded by the exons atgttcggaagctgctgctgctgctgctgtgATCACAACTCCGACCACATTTTCGCCGACCGGGACCCGGTCCTGCTGATTTCCGGAATGGGTGGTTGCATTCTCCAAGCCAGGACGAGTCCATTCGGGTTCAAATCCCGGGTTTGGATTCGTCTTCTTCTTGCTGACCTTGAGTTCAAGAGAAAACTCTGGTCCATTTACAATCCTAAGACGG GTTATACAGAATCATTGGATGATAGTGTTGAAATCAGTGTTCCTGATGATGATTATGGACTTTATGCTATTGATATTTTAGATCCTTCTGCT tttgtTAAATTGGTACATTTGAATGAGGTATATCAGTTTCATGATATGATTGATATGCTTGTTGGGTGTGGGTATAAGAAAGGCACCACATTGTTTGGTTATGGTTATGACTTCCGACAAAGCAACAG AGTGGAAACCACAATGGATGGCCTTAAGGAAAAATTAGAGATAGCTTATGAAGCTTCTGGTGGGAGAAAAGTGAATTTAATTACACATTCAATGGGTGGATTACTAGTGACATGTTTCCTTTCTCTGCATAAAGAT GTATTTTCCAAGTATGTAAATAAATGGATTGCTATTGCTTGCCCTTTTCAAG GTGCACCTGGATGCATAAATGATTCTCTTTTAACTGGATTGCAGTTTGTTGAAGGGTTTGAAAGCTACTTTTTTGTGGGAAGATGGACTTTTCACCAATTG CTAGTGGAATGCCCATCTATCTATGAGATGTTGCCAAATCCTGAATTCAACTGGAAAAAAACACCAGAAATTCAGGTATGGAGGCAACAAGACAATGATGGAGAAACCAACATATGTTTGGAAACCTATACTCCAGCTGGAAGTGTTTCATTGTTTGAAGAAGCATTAAGGAATAATGag TTAAGCTACGATGGTAAAACAATTGCTCTACCATTTAATCTTGCTATTCTCAAATGGGCTACTAAAACCCGCAATATTCTCAATAAAGCTGAATTACCTACAGAGGTCTCATTCTacaatatttttgggatatcgTACGACTCGCCTCTTGATGTCTG CTATGGTTCAGAAACTTCTCCAATTGAAGATTTGTCTGAAGTATGTCACACAATG CCCCAGTATACTTATGTGGACGGAGATGGAACTGTTCCTGCTGAATCGGCAAag GCAGACGGATATGCAGCAGTGGAGAGAGTGGGAATTGCTGCCACTCATCGGTCACTGTTATGCAACAAAAAGGTTTTCCAACATATCAAGAGGTGGTTAGGGATTCACCACAAGAAAACTTCTAGGGTTTTGGATTTATGA
- the LOC124919810 gene encoding beta-glucosidase 42 isoform X3: MAKSNTQRLKYVEEEWRSIVPKKDVSLPDFPSDFVFGTATSAYQVEGAWNEGGRGPSIWDSFCNVKGNIIDGSNGNVAVDQYHRFQEDVDLIAKMGFGAYRFSISWSRIFPDGLGTNVNEEGIAYYNDLINALLEKSIQPFVTLYHWDLPLNLDQSIGGWLDERVIKYFSIYAETCFSRFGDRVKHWMTLNEPLQTAINGYCIGIFAPGQSKNATTEPYLVAHNQLLAHAAAVNIYREKYQMKQGGHIGLAVDCEWAEPLSDSMEDKIAAQRRLDFHLGWFLDPIFHGDYPKSMRDQLGDRLPTFSEKEKELLRMTVDFVGLNHYTSRFIAHSTATSENPNYEEQQMERIAEWESGEVIGQKAASPWLYVVPWGIRKVLNYIAERYNNPQIYVTENGMDDEDNSDASLNDMLDDKMRVEYYKGYLTSVALAIKDGANVKGYFAWSLVDNFEWGNGYTKRFGLIYIDYKNRLNRHMKSSAYWWLRFLKGEQLKNGKEE; the protein is encoded by the exons ATGGCTAAATCTAATACTCAGAGATTGAAATATGTTGAAGAAGAGTGGAGATCGATCGTCCCTAAGAAAGACGTCTCTCTCCCAGACTTCCCTTCCGACTTCGTCTTCGGCACTGCCACTTCTGCTTACCAG gtTGAAGGGGCCTGGAATGAGGGTGGAAGAGGTCCTAGCATCTGGGATAGCTTTTGCAATGTTAAAG GAAACATTATTGATGGAAGTAATGGAAATGTTGCAGTTGATCAATATCATCGATTTCAG GAAGATGTTGATCTCATAGCTAAGATGGGATTTGGTGCATATCGTTTTTCAATATCATGGTCTCGCATATTTCctg ATGGCTTAGGTACAAATGTGAATGAAGAAGGGATCGCTTATTACAACGATCTCATTAATGCTCTTCTAGAAAAAA GCATTCAACCTTTTGTGACATTATACCACTGGGATCTTCCTTTAAATCTTGATCAGTCAATCGGAGGGTGGCTGGATGAGAGAGTCAT AAAATACTTTTCCATCTATGCAGAAACTTGCTTTTCCAGATTTGGTGATAGAGTGAAACATTGGATGACCCTTAATGAGCCTCTCCAAACTGCAATAAATGGGTACTGTATTGGAATATTTGCTCCTGGACAGTCTAAAAATGCAACAACAGAACCATATTTGGTTGCCCACAACCAGCTTTTGGCCCATGCTGCAGCTGTTAACATTTACAGAGAAAAATATCAg ATGAAG CAAGGAGGCCATATAGGTTTGGCGGTTGATTGTGAATGGGCAGAGCCTCTATCAGACAGTATGGAGGATAAAATTGCTGCACAGAGACGTCTTGACTTTCATCTTGGATG GTTTCTGGACCCAATTTTTCATGGAGACTATCCTAAATCTATGCGTGACCAGCTTGGAGATAGGCTTCCAACGTTCtcagagaaagagaaagagctTCTTAGGATGACAGTGGACTTTGTTGGTCTTAATCACTACACCTCAAGATTTATTGCACATTCAACAGCTACCTCTGAGAATCCAAATTATGAGGAACAACAGATGGAGAGAATAG CTGAGTGGGAAAGTGGGGAAGTTATTGGCCAGAAG GCAGCATCACCATGGCTTTATGTGGTACCTTGGGGTATTCGTAAAGTGCTCAATTACATAGCCGAACGATACAACAATCCCCAGATATATGTTACTGAGAATG GAATGGATGATGAAGACAACAGTGATGCGTCTCTTAACGATATGCTAGATGACAAGATGAGAGTTGAGTATTACAAGGGCTATCTCACTTCCGTTGCTCTAGCAATTAA AGATGGGGCAAATGTGAAGGGGTACTTTGCGTGGTCATTAGTGGACAATTTTGAGTGGGGTAATGGCTACACCAAGCGTTTTGGGTTGATTTATATTGACTACAAAAACAGGCTGAATCGTCACATGAAATCTTCAGCTTATTGGTGGTTGAGATTCTTGAAAGGGGAACAGCTCAAAAATGGAAAAGAAGAGTAG